Proteins encoded within one genomic window of Argiope bruennichi chromosome 7, qqArgBrue1.1, whole genome shotgun sequence:
- the LOC129976550 gene encoding uncharacterized protein LOC129976550, whose amino-acid sequence MHHILILSSFLLISSTAYGFTCPQNEGFTFHGDVSTACQVYFMCYKGQKTSLRCQNGFAFDDYTSRCSDASEFICSNDRQLTRSKSSDVMIHSISKVKAKDSAMDLINVLITDVKHTLKEVSPSIYNSLVENSVNILKSIKDDILPILKHTFIPKTQNAYTYAKDLKDRIIKNFYQSWGLSNSTYVHLVSFSDIFSDVSNDLKNVTQLGRYFSSRVLAARTKRSIVLARSLFDTIATVVQPVLKMIFKSVVTAVGGDDPFMKDYALPMFFEILDDSQSTLQIREILWKANNIFSPISNQIFRGRRYKDARGVTYMIATPELTRAIFKFYTEVEPICKDIVKRHLQMILVRSAQNLPVITDTLQRLSVYARKEARELKHDLLLFFDKHSEYFLTNDKSFRNVRNFVEMSNDWIHIKMNLIKVFKAYLRHSPNSIVKFVMNWDSVLKRRP is encoded by the coding sequence GTGTACTTTATGTGTTACAAAGGACAAAAGACAAGCCTTCGCTGTCAAAACGGATTCGCATTTGATGATTACACTTCTCGTTGCTCTGACGCTTCCGAGTTTATATGCAGTAATGACAGGCAGCTCACCAGAAGCAAGAGCTCAGATGTCATGATTCATTCCATATCAAAGGTTAAAGCAAAAGATAGCGCGATGGATTTAATTAACGTTTTAATAACCGATGTGAAACATACATTGAAAGAAGTATCTCCTTCTATTTATAATTCCCTTGTAGAAAACTCTGTAAACATTCTGAAATCAATAAAAGATGATATTCTACCAATCTTGAAACACACTTTCATCCCTAAAACACAAAATGCTTACACTTACGCAAAGGATCTTAAAGATAGGATAATCAAAAACTTCTACCAATCTTGGGGACTTTCGAACTCGACTTATGTTCATCTTGTGTCTTTTTCGGATATTTTTTCCGATGTctcaaatgatttgaaaaatgttaCTCAACTTGGAAGATACTTTTCATCAAGAGTGTTGGCGGCAAGAACAAAGCGAAGTATTGTGCTAGCCAGATCATTATTTGATACAATTGCAACTGTTGTACAGCCAGTCTTAAAGATGATTTTCAAATCTGTAGTAACAGCAGTTGGTGGGGATGATCCGTTCATGAAGGACTACGCTTTACCAATGTTTTTTGAGATATTAGATGATTCACAGAGCACTTTACAAATAAGGGAAATCCTCTGGAAAGCTAACAATATATTTTCTCCTATTTCTAATCAAATATTTCGGGGACGTCGGTATAAAGATGCCAGAGGTGTTACCTACATGATAGCGACACCGGAACTGACCAGGGCCATATTCAAATTCTACACTGAAGTAGAGCCAATCTGCAAAGATATTGTCAAGAGACATCTTCAGATGATTCTGGTCAGGTCAGCTCAGAATTTACCTGTTATAACAGATACACTTCAGCGTCTAAGCGTTTATGCTAGAAAAGAAGCCAGGGAACTGAAACATGaccttttattattctttgacaAGCACTCAGAATATTTCTTGACCAATGATAAATCCTTTAGAAACGTCAGGAACTTTGTTGAGATGTCGAATGATTGGATACATATAAAGATGAATCTAATCAAAGTTTTCAAGGCTTATTTACGCCACTCTCCGAACTCCATTGTGAAATTCGTCATGAATTGGGACTCTGTTCTAAAAAGACGGCCTTAA